In a single window of the Esox lucius isolate fEsoLuc1 chromosome 22, fEsoLuc1.pri, whole genome shotgun sequence genome:
- the LOC105019889 gene encoding mitogen-activated protein kinase kinase kinase kinase 4 isoform X1 — protein MANDSPAKSLVEIDLASLRDPAGIFELVEVVGNGTYGQVYKGRHVKTGQLAAIKVMDVTEDEEEEIKLEINMLKKYSHHRNIATYYGAFIKKSPPGHDDQLWLVMEFCGAGSITDLVKNTKGNQLKEDWIAYISREILRGLAHLHAHHVIHRDIKGQNVLLTENAEVKLVDFGVSAQLDRTVGRRNTFIGTPYWMAPEVIACDENPDATYDYRSDLWSTGITAIEMAEGAPPLCDMHPMRALFLIPRNPPPRLKSKKWSKKFCSFIEGSLVKNYTQRPPTDQLLKHPFIRDQPNERQVRIQLKDHIDRTKKKRGEKDETEYEYSGSEEEEEDAAEQEGEPSSIVNMPGESTLRKDFIRLQQENKERSEALRRQQLLQEQQLREQEEYKRQLLAERQKRIEQQKEQRRRLEEQQRREREMRRQQEREQRRREQEEKRRVEEMERRRKEEDERRRAEEEKRRSDREQEYIRRQLEEEQRHLEILQQQLLHEQAMLLEFKWRELEEQRKAERLHKRLQQEQAYLLSLQRDSSPPQQTPKGMSPDSTNTPRTTSPGPEKDRAPAPQPQFPDNANAMAQRRMSSDSARSPQTHFLDYISVPQRISPQIMSQDGTNKPPQQSSPDSVDKDQEKPPSDNSDALVPQSTDVTTKAPQTGGPDGPRSPQTDRLEPCNALCDPQPIREADERYRKNVQGSPQSAPPTKQPPVPPRSEPFSNGGSSSESAPPVMHRPMEPQVQWSQLASLKSSSVAPPPVVSRSHSFSEPVVASFAHLHLRSQEPHNHHHHHAAAAPSPPRTDPHSQPPTQPPALGPGDEVPPRVPVRTTSRSPVLSRRDSPLQAAGPPSSQGVQRSAASNVEPRLLWDRVEKLVPRPGSGSSSGSSGSPAGSGERFRARSSSKSEGSPLQRPDNAAKKPEEKKDFARPSRPAGGDVDLTALAKELRAVEDVRPPHKVTDYSSSSEESGTTDEDDDEEVDQDGADESTSGAEDTRAGRGLSNGETASLKTLLAHDDSENDLTSPSKDGTLVIRQSAGDKKRPAANVSSSSPGPGPAHGQVHTPQGHQEKNGFAGRIHLLPDLIQQSHHSPTSTTSNSPSSSHVSPAISPQTPMDKVTAIETQSASNTMQKHKSSSSFTPFIDPRLLQVSPSSGSSLNNMAAFGNDGRLADALRADPSRKGSVVNVNPVNTRPQSDTPEIRKYKKRFNSEILCAALWGVNLLVGTESGLMLLDRSGQGKVYPLISRRRIQQMDVLEGLNVLVTISGKKNKLRVYYLSWLRNKILHNDPEVEKKQGWVTVGELEGCVHYKVVKYERIKFLVLALKSSVEVYAWAPKPYHKFMAFKSFGDLVHKPLLVDLTVEEGQRLKVIYGSCNGFHAVDVDSGAVYDIYLPTHIQTSIQSHAIIILPNTDGIELLVCYEDEGVYVNTYGRITKDVVLQWGEMPTSVAYIRSNQIMGWGEKAIEIRSVETGHLDGVFMHKRAQRLKFLCERNDKVFFASVRSGGSSQVYFMTLGRTSLLSW, from the exons GGGCGACATGTTAAAACTGGACAGCTGGCCGCCATCAAGGTCATGGACGTCACTGAG gacgaggaggaggaaatCAAACTGGAGATCAACATGCTCAAGAAGTACTCCCATCACCGAAACATCGCCACATACTACGGCGCTTTTATCAAGAAGAGTCCCCCGGGCCATGACGATCAACTATGG CTGGTCATGGAGTTCTGTGGGGCAGGATCCATCACAGACCTGGTGAAGAATACTAAAGGCAACCAGCTGAAGGAAGACTGGATCGCCTACATCTCCAGAGAAATCCTCCGG GGATTGGCCCACCTGCATGCCCACCATGTCATCCACCGTGACATCAAGGGCCAGAACGTCCTGCTCACAGAGAATGCCGAGGTTAAGCTGG TGGACTTTGGTGTGAGCGCCCAATTAGACCGGACCGTGGGGCGGAGGAACACCTTCATTGGGACGCCATATTGGATGGCGCCCGAGGTCATTGCTTGCGACGAGAACCCAGACGCCACCTATGACTACAGA AGTGACTTGTGGTCCACTGGAATCACTGCCATTGAAATGGCCGAAGGAGCTCCTC CGCTGTGCGACATGCATCCGATGCGAGCGCTCTTCCTGATCCCGAGGAACCCTCCCCCGCGACTCAAGTCCAAGAAGTG GTCCAAGAAGTTTTGCAGCTTCATCGAGGGCTccctggtgaagaactacacCCAGCGCCCCCCCACCGACCAGCTGCTGAAACACCCCTTCATCCGGGACCAGCCCAACGAGAGGCAGGTCCGCATCCAGCTGAAGGACCACATCGACCGCACCAAGAAGAAAAGGGGGGAGAAGG ATGAGACGGAATACGAGTACAGTggcagtgaggaggaggaggaggacgccGCCGAGCAGGAGGGAGAACCCAG TTCCATCGTGAACATGCCCGGCGAGTCGACACTGCGGAAGGACTTCATCCGGCTGCAGCAGGAGAACAAGGAGCGCTCGGAAGCTCTGCGACGACAGCAGCTCCTGCAGGAGCAGCAGCTCCGGGAGCAGGAGGAGTACAAGCGCCAACTGCTAGCGGAGAGGCAGAAGCGCATCGAGCAACAGAAGGAGCAGAGGAGACGACTGGAGGAG CAACAGCGACGTGAGCGCGAGATGAGGAGGCAGCAAGAGCGCGAGCAGCGCCGGCGAgaacaggaggagaagaggCGTGTGGAGGAGATGGAGCGCCGTCGGAAAGAGGAAGATGAGCGCCGGAGGgcggaggaggagaagagaaggagCGACCGTGAACAG GAGTACATTCGTCGGCAGCTGGAAGAGGAGCAGAGGCACCTGGAGATCCTGCAACAACAGCTGCTCCATGAACAGGCCATGCTCCTG GAGTTCAAGTGGCGGGAACTTGAGGAGCAGCGGAAGGCCGAGCGTCTCCACAAGCGTCTGCAGCAGGAGCAGGCCTATCTGCTGTCCCTCCAGCGCGACAGCAGCCCGCCACAGCAGACGCCCAAGGGAATGTCCCCTGACAGCACTAATACCCCTCGGACCACATCCCCGGGccctgagaaagacagagcCCCGGCTCCGCAACCCCAGTTCCCCGACAATGCTAATGCCATGGCCCAGCGGAGGATGTCCTCCGATAGCGCTAGGTCTCCACAAACCCATTTCCTCGACTATATTTCTGTCCCGCAGAGAATTTCCCCACAAATCATGTCCCAGGACGGTACTAACAAGCCCCCTCAGCAATCATCCCCAGACAGTGTTGATAAAGACCAAGAAAAGCCCCCGTCTGATAATAGCGATGCCCTAGTCCCCCAGTCTACAGACGTTACTACTAAAGCCCCACAGACCGGGGGCCCAGATGGCCCCAGGTCCCCACAGACAGACCGCTTGGAGCCTTGCAACGCTCTCTGTGATCCTCAACCAATCAGAGag GCCGACGAGCGCTACCGAAAGAACGTTCAAGGTTCCCCGCAGAGCGCCCCACCCACCAAGCAGCCCCCTGTTCCCCCCCGCTCTGAACCCTTCTCCAACGGCGGGTCCTCGTCGGAGTCTGCGCCCCCTGTCATGCACCGGCCCATGGAACCACag gtCCAGTGGTCCCAACTGGCCTCTCTAAAGAGCAGCAGCGTGGCCCCGCCCCCTGTCGTGTCTCGCTCCCATTCCTTCAGTGAGCCCGTGGTTGCTAGTTTTGCACATCTGCATCTGCGCTCCCAGGAGCCCCAcaatcaccaccatcaccacgcCGCTGCTGCACCATCGCCCCCACGCACTGATCCCCACTCCCAGCCCCCGACCCAGCCCCCCGCCTTGGGCCCCGGCGATGAGGTGCCCCCCAGG GTCCCAGTGAGGACGACGTCCCGGTCCCCGGTGCTGTCACGCCGAGACTCGCCCCTCCAGGCCGCCGGGCCGCCCAGCAGCCAAGGCGTGCAGAGGAGTGCTGCCAG TAACGTGGAGCCTCGTCTGCTGTGGGACCGTGTGGAGAAGCTGGTCCCCCGACCCGGCAGCGGCAGCTCTTCTGGCTCCTCCGGCTCCCCGGCCGGCTCCGGGGAAAGGTTCCGAGCTCGCT CGTCCTCAAAGTCCGAGGGCTCCCCGCTGCAACGGCCCGACAACGCCGCGAAAAAaccagaggagaagaaagactTTGCCCGACCCAGCCGACCAGCC GGTGGTGACGTG GACCTCACTGCCCTGGCCAAAGAGCTGCGGGCGGTGGAGGATGTACGGCCCCCCCACAAGGTGACAGACTATTCCTCCTCTAGCGAGGAGTCTGGTACCACCGATGAAGACGACGATGAAGAGGTGGACCAGGATGGAGCGGATGAGTCCACCTCAGGAGCTGAGGATACCAGGGCCGG GAGAGGTCTGAGTAACGGAGAGACCGCGTCCCTCAAGACCTTGCTGGCCCACGATGACTCTGAGAACGACCTGACCTCGCCCTCCAAGGATGGCACCTTGGTCATCCGACAG AGCGCGGGTGACAAAAAGCGCCCGGCCGCCAATGTCTCGTCATCCTCGCCCGGACCCGGTCCGGCTCACGGTCAAGTGCACACTCCTCAGGGTCACCAGGAGAAAAACGGCTTTGCCGGCCGCATTCACCTGCTGCCGGACCTTATCCAGCAGAGCCACCACTCCCCCACTTCCACCACCTCCAACTCCCCCTCCTCCAGCCATGTCAGCCCAGCCATTTCCCCCCAGACTCCCATGGACAAAGTCACTGCCATCGAG ACCCAATCGGCCAGCAACACCATGCAGAAACACaagtcctcctcctccttcacccCATTCATCGACCCGCGCCTCCTTCAGGTCTCCCCCTCCAGTGGCAGCTCCCTCAACAACATGG CGGCCTTCGGCAACGACGGGCGGCTAGCAGACGCGCTGAGGGCTGACCCGTCCCGTAAGGGCTCGGTGGTCAACGTGAACCCAGTCAACACGCGGCCCCAGAGCGACACGCCCGAGATCCGCAAGTACAAGAAGAGGTTCAACTCTGAGATCCTGTGCGCTGCCCTCTGGG GTGTGAACCTGCTGGTGGGGACAGAGAGCGGTCTGATGCTGCTGGACCGCAGCGGTCAGGGGAAGGTCTACCCTCTCATCAGCCGACGACGCATCCAACAGATGGACGTCCTGGAAGGCCTCAACGTCCTGGTCACGATATCAG GGAAGAAGAATAAGTTGCGTGTTTACTACCTGTCCTGGCTGAGGAACAAGATATTACACAACGACCCCGAGGTGGAGAAGAAGCAGGGCTGGGTCACAGTGGGGGAGCTGGAGGGCTGTGTCCACTACAAAGTCG TAAAATACGAGCGGATCAAGTTCTTGGTCCTTGCCTTGAAGAGCTCTGTGGAGGTGTATGCTTGGGCCCCAAAGCCCTATCACAAGTTCATGGCCTTCAAG TCGTTCGGCGACCTGGTACACAAGCCCCTGCTGGTTGACCTGACTGTGGAGGAGGGTCAAAGGTTGAAGGTCATCTATGGCTCCTGCAATGGCTTCCATGCCGTGGATGTGGACTCTGGAGCGGTGTATGACATCTACCTGCCCACACAT ATCCAGACCAGCATCCAGTCCCACGCCATCATCATCCTGCCCAACACGGATGGCATTGAGCTGCTGGTGTGCTACGAGGACGAGGGCGTGTATGTCAACACCTACGGGCGCATCACCAAAGATGTGGTCCTGCAGTGGGGAGAGATGCCCACATCAGTGG cctacATTAGGTCCAACCAGATAATGGGCTGGGGGGAGAAGGCCATAGAGATCAGGTCTGTGGAGACTGGACACCTGGATGGGGTCTTCATGCACAAGAGAGCCCAGAGACTCAAATTCCTGTGCGAAAGGAACGACAAG GTGTTCTTTGCGTCGGTGCGCTCTGGAGGATCCAGCCAGGTCTACTTCATGACCCTGGGCCGGACCTCACTGCTCAGCTGGTAG
- the LOC105019889 gene encoding mitogen-activated protein kinase kinase kinase kinase 4 isoform X5, which produces MANDSPAKSLVEIDLASLRDPAGIFELVEVVGNGTYGQVYKGRHVKTGQLAAIKVMDVTEDEEEEIKLEINMLKKYSHHRNIATYYGAFIKKSPPGHDDQLWLVMEFCGAGSITDLVKNTKGNQLKEDWIAYISREILRGLAHLHAHHVIHRDIKGQNVLLTENAEVKLVDFGVSAQLDRTVGRRNTFIGTPYWMAPEVIACDENPDATYDYRSDLWSTGITAIEMAEGAPPLCDMHPMRALFLIPRNPPPRLKSKKWSKKFCSFIEGSLVKNYTQRPPTDQLLKHPFIRDQPNERQVRIQLKDHIDRTKKKRGEKDETEYEYSGSEEEEEDAAEQEGEPSSIVNMPGESTLRKDFIRLQQENKERSEALRRQQLLQEQQLREQEEYKRQLLAERQKRIEQQKEQRRRLEEQQRREREMRRQQEREQRRREQEEKRRVEEMERRRKEEDERRRAEEEKRRSDREQEYIRRQLEEEQRHLEILQQQLLHEQAMLLEFKWRELEEQRKAERLHKRLQQEQAYLLSLQRDSSPPQQTPKGMSPDSTNTPRTTSPGPEKDRAPAPQPQFPDNANAMAQRRMSSDSARSPQTHFLDYISVPQRISPQIMSQDGTNKPPQQSSPDSVDKDQEKPPSDNSDALVPQSTDVTTKAPQTGGPDGPRSPQTDRLEPCNALCDPQPIREADERYRKNVQGSPQSAPPTKQPPVPPRSEPFSNGGSSSESAPPVMHRPMEPQVQWSQLASLKSSSVAPPPVVSRSHSFSEPVVASFAHLHLRSQEPHNHHHHHAAAAPSPPRTDPHSQPPTQPPALGPGDEVPPRVPVRTTSRSPVLSRRDSPLQAAGPPSSQGVQRSAASNVEPRLLWDRVEKLVPRPGSGSSSGSSGSPAGSGERFRARSSSKSEGSPLQRPDNAAKKPEEKKDFARPSRPAGGDVDLTALAKELRAVEDVRPPHKVTDYSSSSEESGTTDEDDDEEVDQDGADESTSGAEDTRAGRGLSNGETASLKTLLAHDDSENDLTSPSKDGTLVIRQTQSASNTMQKHKSSSSFTPFIDPRLLQVSPSSGSSLNNMAAFGNDGRLADALRADPSRKGSVVNVNPVNTRPQSDTPEIRKYKKRFNSEILCAALWGVNLLVGTESGLMLLDRSGQGKVYPLISRRRIQQMDVLEGLNVLVTISGKKNKLRVYYLSWLRNKILHNDPEVEKKQGWVTVGELEGCVHYKVVKYERIKFLVLALKSSVEVYAWAPKPYHKFMAFKSFGDLVHKPLLVDLTVEEGQRLKVIYGSCNGFHAVDVDSGAVYDIYLPTHIQTSIQSHAIIILPNTDGIELLVCYEDEGVYVNTYGRITKDVVLQWGEMPTSVAYIRSNQIMGWGEKAIEIRSVETGHLDGVFMHKRAQRLKFLCERNDKVFFASVRSGGSSQVYFMTLGRTSLLSW; this is translated from the exons GGGCGACATGTTAAAACTGGACAGCTGGCCGCCATCAAGGTCATGGACGTCACTGAG gacgaggaggaggaaatCAAACTGGAGATCAACATGCTCAAGAAGTACTCCCATCACCGAAACATCGCCACATACTACGGCGCTTTTATCAAGAAGAGTCCCCCGGGCCATGACGATCAACTATGG CTGGTCATGGAGTTCTGTGGGGCAGGATCCATCACAGACCTGGTGAAGAATACTAAAGGCAACCAGCTGAAGGAAGACTGGATCGCCTACATCTCCAGAGAAATCCTCCGG GGATTGGCCCACCTGCATGCCCACCATGTCATCCACCGTGACATCAAGGGCCAGAACGTCCTGCTCACAGAGAATGCCGAGGTTAAGCTGG TGGACTTTGGTGTGAGCGCCCAATTAGACCGGACCGTGGGGCGGAGGAACACCTTCATTGGGACGCCATATTGGATGGCGCCCGAGGTCATTGCTTGCGACGAGAACCCAGACGCCACCTATGACTACAGA AGTGACTTGTGGTCCACTGGAATCACTGCCATTGAAATGGCCGAAGGAGCTCCTC CGCTGTGCGACATGCATCCGATGCGAGCGCTCTTCCTGATCCCGAGGAACCCTCCCCCGCGACTCAAGTCCAAGAAGTG GTCCAAGAAGTTTTGCAGCTTCATCGAGGGCTccctggtgaagaactacacCCAGCGCCCCCCCACCGACCAGCTGCTGAAACACCCCTTCATCCGGGACCAGCCCAACGAGAGGCAGGTCCGCATCCAGCTGAAGGACCACATCGACCGCACCAAGAAGAAAAGGGGGGAGAAGG ATGAGACGGAATACGAGTACAGTggcagtgaggaggaggaggaggacgccGCCGAGCAGGAGGGAGAACCCAG TTCCATCGTGAACATGCCCGGCGAGTCGACACTGCGGAAGGACTTCATCCGGCTGCAGCAGGAGAACAAGGAGCGCTCGGAAGCTCTGCGACGACAGCAGCTCCTGCAGGAGCAGCAGCTCCGGGAGCAGGAGGAGTACAAGCGCCAACTGCTAGCGGAGAGGCAGAAGCGCATCGAGCAACAGAAGGAGCAGAGGAGACGACTGGAGGAG CAACAGCGACGTGAGCGCGAGATGAGGAGGCAGCAAGAGCGCGAGCAGCGCCGGCGAgaacaggaggagaagaggCGTGTGGAGGAGATGGAGCGCCGTCGGAAAGAGGAAGATGAGCGCCGGAGGgcggaggaggagaagagaaggagCGACCGTGAACAG GAGTACATTCGTCGGCAGCTGGAAGAGGAGCAGAGGCACCTGGAGATCCTGCAACAACAGCTGCTCCATGAACAGGCCATGCTCCTG GAGTTCAAGTGGCGGGAACTTGAGGAGCAGCGGAAGGCCGAGCGTCTCCACAAGCGTCTGCAGCAGGAGCAGGCCTATCTGCTGTCCCTCCAGCGCGACAGCAGCCCGCCACAGCAGACGCCCAAGGGAATGTCCCCTGACAGCACTAATACCCCTCGGACCACATCCCCGGGccctgagaaagacagagcCCCGGCTCCGCAACCCCAGTTCCCCGACAATGCTAATGCCATGGCCCAGCGGAGGATGTCCTCCGATAGCGCTAGGTCTCCACAAACCCATTTCCTCGACTATATTTCTGTCCCGCAGAGAATTTCCCCACAAATCATGTCCCAGGACGGTACTAACAAGCCCCCTCAGCAATCATCCCCAGACAGTGTTGATAAAGACCAAGAAAAGCCCCCGTCTGATAATAGCGATGCCCTAGTCCCCCAGTCTACAGACGTTACTACTAAAGCCCCACAGACCGGGGGCCCAGATGGCCCCAGGTCCCCACAGACAGACCGCTTGGAGCCTTGCAACGCTCTCTGTGATCCTCAACCAATCAGAGag GCCGACGAGCGCTACCGAAAGAACGTTCAAGGTTCCCCGCAGAGCGCCCCACCCACCAAGCAGCCCCCTGTTCCCCCCCGCTCTGAACCCTTCTCCAACGGCGGGTCCTCGTCGGAGTCTGCGCCCCCTGTCATGCACCGGCCCATGGAACCACag gtCCAGTGGTCCCAACTGGCCTCTCTAAAGAGCAGCAGCGTGGCCCCGCCCCCTGTCGTGTCTCGCTCCCATTCCTTCAGTGAGCCCGTGGTTGCTAGTTTTGCACATCTGCATCTGCGCTCCCAGGAGCCCCAcaatcaccaccatcaccacgcCGCTGCTGCACCATCGCCCCCACGCACTGATCCCCACTCCCAGCCCCCGACCCAGCCCCCCGCCTTGGGCCCCGGCGATGAGGTGCCCCCCAGG GTCCCAGTGAGGACGACGTCCCGGTCCCCGGTGCTGTCACGCCGAGACTCGCCCCTCCAGGCCGCCGGGCCGCCCAGCAGCCAAGGCGTGCAGAGGAGTGCTGCCAG TAACGTGGAGCCTCGTCTGCTGTGGGACCGTGTGGAGAAGCTGGTCCCCCGACCCGGCAGCGGCAGCTCTTCTGGCTCCTCCGGCTCCCCGGCCGGCTCCGGGGAAAGGTTCCGAGCTCGCT CGTCCTCAAAGTCCGAGGGCTCCCCGCTGCAACGGCCCGACAACGCCGCGAAAAAaccagaggagaagaaagactTTGCCCGACCCAGCCGACCAGCC GGTGGTGACGTG GACCTCACTGCCCTGGCCAAAGAGCTGCGGGCGGTGGAGGATGTACGGCCCCCCCACAAGGTGACAGACTATTCCTCCTCTAGCGAGGAGTCTGGTACCACCGATGAAGACGACGATGAAGAGGTGGACCAGGATGGAGCGGATGAGTCCACCTCAGGAGCTGAGGATACCAGGGCCGG GAGAGGTCTGAGTAACGGAGAGACCGCGTCCCTCAAGACCTTGCTGGCCCACGATGACTCTGAGAACGACCTGACCTCGCCCTCCAAGGATGGCACCTTGGTCATCCGACAG ACCCAATCGGCCAGCAACACCATGCAGAAACACaagtcctcctcctccttcacccCATTCATCGACCCGCGCCTCCTTCAGGTCTCCCCCTCCAGTGGCAGCTCCCTCAACAACATGG CGGCCTTCGGCAACGACGGGCGGCTAGCAGACGCGCTGAGGGCTGACCCGTCCCGTAAGGGCTCGGTGGTCAACGTGAACCCAGTCAACACGCGGCCCCAGAGCGACACGCCCGAGATCCGCAAGTACAAGAAGAGGTTCAACTCTGAGATCCTGTGCGCTGCCCTCTGGG GTGTGAACCTGCTGGTGGGGACAGAGAGCGGTCTGATGCTGCTGGACCGCAGCGGTCAGGGGAAGGTCTACCCTCTCATCAGCCGACGACGCATCCAACAGATGGACGTCCTGGAAGGCCTCAACGTCCTGGTCACGATATCAG GGAAGAAGAATAAGTTGCGTGTTTACTACCTGTCCTGGCTGAGGAACAAGATATTACACAACGACCCCGAGGTGGAGAAGAAGCAGGGCTGGGTCACAGTGGGGGAGCTGGAGGGCTGTGTCCACTACAAAGTCG TAAAATACGAGCGGATCAAGTTCTTGGTCCTTGCCTTGAAGAGCTCTGTGGAGGTGTATGCTTGGGCCCCAAAGCCCTATCACAAGTTCATGGCCTTCAAG TCGTTCGGCGACCTGGTACACAAGCCCCTGCTGGTTGACCTGACTGTGGAGGAGGGTCAAAGGTTGAAGGTCATCTATGGCTCCTGCAATGGCTTCCATGCCGTGGATGTGGACTCTGGAGCGGTGTATGACATCTACCTGCCCACACAT ATCCAGACCAGCATCCAGTCCCACGCCATCATCATCCTGCCCAACACGGATGGCATTGAGCTGCTGGTGTGCTACGAGGACGAGGGCGTGTATGTCAACACCTACGGGCGCATCACCAAAGATGTGGTCCTGCAGTGGGGAGAGATGCCCACATCAGTGG cctacATTAGGTCCAACCAGATAATGGGCTGGGGGGAGAAGGCCATAGAGATCAGGTCTGTGGAGACTGGACACCTGGATGGGGTCTTCATGCACAAGAGAGCCCAGAGACTCAAATTCCTGTGCGAAAGGAACGACAAG GTGTTCTTTGCGTCGGTGCGCTCTGGAGGATCCAGCCAGGTCTACTTCATGACCCTGGGCCGGACCTCACTGCTCAGCTGGTAG